The following proteins come from a genomic window of Pichia kudriavzevii chromosome 1, complete sequence:
- a CDS encoding uncharacterized protein (PKUD0A01260; Pfam Domains: MFS_1(2e-40)) — protein MSISSFDQSTLTTLSSDDNHNVAPPQQFNTLRAPKTHPIYDEDVTDDNSLVEKYESDEDLDDLQKYISIKEDERTILTHRERTVMALTLSVIGLCSAMSMPIYWTALTELEREFHTTESKINYTVTAYLCFQAVAPVFVSSFSDIWGRRPVMMGCLIGGICTNVGIAVSRTYWLIVFLRCVLASFLAPLVSITTASVGDFTTRRNRGSLTSLTAGFTLIGQGFAPFIGAVMDTAWGWPAIFWFSAAFNGLILLILFFLAPETHRGYVGDLSVRPKHFIHRSPYLIYLGDRIKPYDKSKVEKRIHKYQPWKPLMLTYKFNILSILVPCSILFALWTISQTTLSVHLSKDYHKSVIIIGLCFFAPGFACILGTLTEGKILDYLYKTKKAVHDETYKDVHPKKKPPFNILKVRLLTIPFAGLFIAIASIVFGWCMDKHTSIAPILVMSFLITFFAMFPLNIAATVLVDMYPQFSGGATALNNLFRCGMSAIFVSCLNMMEDKMTVGGTYTFMAAISLLFIFLILNLIHRSEKISANAALSSKV, from the coding sequence AGCACGCTAACTACTCTATCATCTGATGACAATCATAATGTGGCACCACCACAACAATTCAATACTCTACGTGCACCAAAAACACACCCTATATACGATGAAGATGTCACCGACGATAATTCGttggttgaaaaatatgagTCAGATGAAGACCTTGATGACTTGCAGAAATATATCTCTATAAAGGAAGATGAGCGCACAATACTGACACACCGTGAGCGGACCGTCATGGCATTGACATTATCAGTAATTGGTCTATGCTCGGCTATGTCTATGCCTATCTATTGGACGGCCCTTACAGAACTAGAGCGTGAGTTCCATACCACTGAaagcaaaatcaattaCACTGTGACTGCGTACCTCTGTTTCCAAGCGGTTGCACCTGTTTTCGTCTCTTCATTCTCTGATATCTGGGGCAGACGCCCTGTGATGATGGGCTGCCTTATTGGAGGTATTTGCACTAATGTTGGAATAGCTGTTTCTAGAACCTACTGGTTGATTGTGTTTCTCCGTTGTGTTTTGGCGTCTTTTTTGGCACCATTGGTGAGTATAACGACAGCATCCGTTGGTGACTTCACAACCAGGAGGAACAGGGGCAGTTTGACTAGTCTGACAGCAGGTTTCACGTTGATTGGACAAGGATTTGCACCATTTATTGGTGCCGTTATGGATACTGCTTGGGGTTGGCCTGCAATTTTCTGGTTCTCTGCTGCATTCAATGGTTTAATCTTACTAATTCTATTTTTCTTGGCCCCCGAAACACATCGTGGTTATGTTGGGGATTTAAGTGTCAGACCTAAGCATTTCATTCATAGAAGCCCATACTTGATCTATTTAGGTGATAGAATAAAACCATATGATAAAAgtaaagttgaaaaaagaatCCATAAGTACCAACCATGGAAACCGTTGATGTTGACCTATAAGTTCAATATTTTGTCTATTTTAGTTCCATGCTCTATTTTATTTGCTCTGTGGACTATATCACAAACTACACTATCTGTTCACTTAAGTAAAGATTACCACAAATCTGTGATTATCATAggtctttgtttttttgcCCCAGGGTTTGCATGCATTTTGGGAACACTTACAGAAGGTAAGATTCTTGACTATTtatacaaaacaaaaaaagcTGTTCACGACGAGACTTATAAAGACGTCcatccaaagaagaaaccaCCATTTAACATTCTTAAAGTTAGACTACTGACCATTCCTTTTGCTGGCTTATTTATTGCGATAGcttcaattgtttttggaTGGTGTATGGACAAGCACACCAGTATTGCACCAATTTTAGTCATGAGTTTTCTCATCACGTTTTTTGCAATGTTTCCTTTAAACATTGCTGCTACAGTTTTAGTTGATATGTACCCACAATTTTCGGGTGGTGCAACAGCTTTAAACAACCTTTTTCGTTGTGGTATGAGTGCTATCTTTGTTTCATGTCTAAACATGATGGAAGATAAAATGACAGTCGGCGGCACCTACACCTTTATGGCTGCAATTTCAttacttttcattttcttaaTCTTGAACTTGATCCATAGGAGTGAAAAAATATCGGCCAATGCCGCCCTTAGTTCAAAAGTTTAG
- a CDS encoding uncharacterized protein (PKUD0A01270; similar to Saccharomyces cerevisiae YER019W (ISC1); ancestral locus Anc_1.70): MSLLRFLSIFVGLFAVLLSTFKFGSFMDTSTTINESTRLQNYYVEKQLSYLHDNMNNINMNTQDTLDLDGKGLERSDEVFRLLTFNTWGLKYVSKFRRERLTAIAERLAGLKNNEFPSYNSDGDNDDYDIVALQEIWTKEDWDYIDRICASKFPFRRWFSSGILSGPGLAILSKYPIKKTSLYRFPVNGRPSAFFRGDWYVGKSVAVTILKLNNGSTIALLNSHMHAPYAKSGDAAYETHRACQAWEIANIVNDLKSAGHAVILVGDLNSRPGSIPYEILQKEAGLADSWEVINGETDLELVKAMQPWEQIVRAATTCDSILNTWRADRNPDEACRLDYALIDKNLLHPVEASVKFTEKIPNVGSYSDHFAYSVNLRLNKEPLSKITATECPNNGLLGLYLKFRNLVNNYIQTTLEWQRQWRLWHFVLSMFIAIAFIPVIIVVSYRAPWSSVLFYFFGCIIFSTGLVNGMISFLFGRYELRNLREVIFEIDDRTNFLKHVIQC, encoded by the coding sequence ATGTCTCTGTTACGTTTCCTGAGTATTTTTGTTGGCTTGTTTGCAGTGTTATTATCAACATTTAAATTTGGCTCTTTTATGGATACTTCAACGACAATCAACGAGTCTACACGTTTGCAAAATTATTACGTAGAGAAGCAGCTCTCCTATTTGCACGATAACATGAATAATATAAACATGAATACACAGGATACTCTAGATCTAGACGGAAAAGGTCTAGAAAGAAGTGATGAAGTCTTTAGACTACTGACATTTAACACCTGGGGCTTAAAATATGTTTCAAAGTTTAGGAGAGAAAGATTAACAGCAATTGCAGAACGGTTAGCGGGACTCAAAAATAACGAGTTCCCCAGTTACAATAGTGATGGGGATAATGATGACTATGATATTGTTGCACTACAAGAAATTTGGACAAAGGAGGATTGGGATTACATAGATCGAATCTGTGCATCTAAATTCCCATTTCGTAGGTGGTTTTCATCAGGTATATTATCAGGGCCCGGTTTAGCAATATTATCCAAATATCctataaagaaaacatcattATATAGATTTCCAGTTAATGGTCGACCTTCTGCTTTTTTTAGAGGCGACTGGTATGTTGGAAAAAGTGTGGCAGTAACgattttgaagttgaacaaCGGCTCCACTATTGCCTTGTTGAACTCGCACATGCATGCGCCATATGCAAAGTCCGGAGATGCAGCCTATGAAACCCATAGGGCATGCCAAGCATGGGAAATTGCCAATATAGTAAATGATCTTAAAAGTGCTGGACATGCAGTTATTTTAGTTGGAGATCTAAATTCTAGACCTGGATCTATACCTTATGAAATATTGCAAAAAGAAGCGGGATTGGCTGATAGTTGGGAGGTTATAAATGGAGAAACAGATCTAGAATTGGTTAAGGCAATGCAACCATGGGAGCAAATAGTAAGGGCTGCCACTACTTGTGATTCGATTTTGAATACCTGGAGAGCTGATAGAAACCCTGACGAAGCATGCCGTTTGGACTATGCCTTAATTGATAAGAACCTATTGCATCCGGTTGAAGCTAGTGTCAAATTCACAGaaaaaattccaaatgttGGCTCTTATTCTGATCATTTTGCCTATTCCGTGAACTTGCGACTGAATAAAGAACCATTGAGTAAAATAACTGCAACTGAGTGTCCCAATAATGGCTTGCTAGGACTGTATCTTAAATTTAGGAACCTAGTAAACAACTACATTCAAACGACTTTAGAATGGCAAAGACAGTGGAGGTTATGGCATTTCGTCCTCTCTATGTTTATCGCTATAGCCTTCATTCCAGTAATTATAGTGGTTTCTTATCGTGCACCATGGTCTTCGGTCCTTTTCTACTTTTTTGGATGTATCATCTTCTCTACTGGTCTAGTCAATGGTATGATCTCGTTTTTGTTTGGGCGTTATGAGCTTCGAAATCTACGTGAAgttatctttgaaattgatgacCGTACAAATTTCCTTAAACATGTCATCCAATGCTGA